The Paralichthys olivaceus isolate ysfri-2021 chromosome 2, ASM2471397v2, whole genome shotgun sequence genomic interval ATGAAATAACATGTGAGTTATTGTATGACGCGTACAAAATAATTATTATGTTGAGGGTTATGTACCAGACTTATCTTATCTTGACTGGGCAATTGATCTTCCTGGAATTAACTGTCTGGGTAACTTTTTCcatccagtctttatgctaagctaagatgGCTCTAGCTACATAGTTAGCATATGGAGACACTTGGAGTACTGATCCTGAAAGAATAATTTCCAAGATGTTAAAGACATAGTATGGCACATAAGCCCTTTGGAATACTACAGAATTGggtttttataaaatattaatttgtgaAGTTTACACGTTCTAACTGACACATTTAGTTTCCCAAATGTCAAACTGTAAAGTTACATTTTTTGTAGCTGATTGTAGCCTTTTTGCTCACTTCAAACAAATTAATCCATGTTTGTATCTACTCCAGGCTGAGGAGATGCAGTGGTCAGGTGGTGACCGCAAGATCCCCGAGTCGGTGTGCAGTTTCCCCTGCGAGTCTggtgagaggaagaaaatggtGAAGGGTGTTCCCTGCTGCTGGCACTGCGAGCTCTGCGATGGCTATCAGTACCTTCTGGATGAATTCTCCTGTGACATGTGCCCGTTTGACATGAGGCCCCTGAAGAACCGCACTGGGTGCCGGTCCACACCCATTATCAAGCTGGAGTGGAGCTCTCCCTGGGCCATCATCCCCGTCTTCCTGGCCATCCTGGGCATCCTGGCCACCACCGGAGTCATTGTGACCTTCATACGTTTCAACGATACGCCCATTGTGCGGGCCTCAGGCAGAGAGCTCAGCTACGTGTTGCTGACGGGCATCTTCCTCATCTACCTCATCACCTTCCTCATGATAGCTGAGCCCAGTGTGGCCGTGTGCGCCTTCCGCAGGCTGCTGTTGGGGCTCGGCATGTGTATCAGCTATTCTGCCATGCTCACCAAGACTAACCGAATTTACCGCATCTTCGAACAGGGCAAGAAGTCGGTCACTCCTCCGAAATTCATCAGCCCCACCTCTCAGCTGATTATCACCTTTATACTCATCTCAGTACAGGTAAGTGGGCTTATCTCACAAAGATTACAAACATCTTTTGCAGCTCTCTCACACTCCTTTCTCTGCAGTTACTTGGGGTGTTCATCTGGTTCGGTGTGATGCCTCCCCACACAATCATTGACTACGAGGAGCAGAAGCCTCCAAACCCAGAGTTTGCCCGAGGAGTCCTCAAGTGTGACATGTCCGACCTGTCCCTCATCCTATGTCTGAGCTACAGTATCGTACTGATGATCACCTGCACGGTGTATGCCATTAAGAGTAGAGGAGTTCCTGAGACATTCAATGAGGCTAAGCCCATTGGCTTCACCATGTACACGACCTGCATCGTCTGGTTGGCTTTTGTACCCATCTTCTTTGGGACGGCACAGTCAACTGAGAAGGTGAgaaattcaacattttcaccgGCATCACTGGTTCTGTTactgaaatttaaaaagatTATGAAGTATAATCTCAGCTCAACTGGCTCGTTCTTCAGTTTTAAACCTAGTCCTAGCTCTTAGCCTTGACCTGAAAGTGCTTCGGACTATGGGAAGTTTGAACATACATTTTAAAGGAAGCATGTGCTGAGAAATAAGATAAACTGATAGTGAAGCTCAAGCAAATGAATCCCTTTGAAATTGGAGATTGTTGGCCATCATATCATATTTGGCTCCTGCTGTACTCAAGAGTTTAAATTAGCTAGTGGGGTATTTTCTGCCATCACTTAGTACAAGTCTGTTGGAGGAATATTAGAAAAATAGAGTTACGCTTTGACGAATAGAGAACGGTATTATGAATCAGTCAGGCAGAAACAATTAAAGCCTGAGGTGCTTTCAAAGTCTTTTCACCTCCTCCAAATGGATATGAAGTGAAttaagaaaaagagggagaggagaataAAGGAGGTCAGAGGAGCTTAGGGACGATAGGGACCCTTCGTAGACCAATTCAGCCATCCCATTCAATTAATCATTACTTAGAAAAAGAGCTAAATATAGACTCTAACTTTTGTCTGGCTCgtgaaaacagcagctcttATGCTCCCATCACGTGTGCCCacatagaggaggaggaggcgattTACCTGCTCCATGTTTGCATTTTCATATTGAGGAACCATTCAATGATTCTGAGCAGGTCTCTCGTGTTGCCTTGGGCCAAGCCGTAAATTCAATCCATCTACCAGATGAATCACCACGGTTCCTTTTAGAATCAAGAGGTCAATGAGAGTGAGCGACAGAAGGCAAGACGATCAAAGCAATTTTAATTTGTGGACATCAGCCTGTGAGATACCAGGATGTGCTGCTTTGGCTGAGGATACTGTACAATTTCTGACTTATTTATAACACAAATATATCTTATTTATGGCATGTATGGCTTGATTTATTTATGACCTGTACAGTTTGCTTGAATAATGAGTTCATAATTTATTGGAGGCAGATCTCAGGAGAACTCACTTCTCATTATTACTGTTGGAGTTTCGCAATAGGAGGAAGAGCGGTGAGGAGCAGACATGGTCAAAGCCCATAAATAGAGCCTCCTTTCCTGACTACATATACCAGGTCATAAATCATtcatcagaggaaaaacactgccTCCTGTGCTTTGAGATAAAAAAGACAGCTTTGTGACAAGCTATGAGATTAcaagtgtgttttatttgagcTGCATTATAACGAGAATCAATTATTAACTGCGCACCTATGTATAGTTTAAGCCATTGGTTGGAATTAACAGCTTGTCCAGTTGTAATAACCGAAGGTGGGTATTCGTCCATTCCACTGACCTGCcgtgtttctgctgcagatgttcatCCAGACCACCACACTGACGGTGTCCATGAGCCTGAGTGCCACTGTGTCCCTGGGCATGCTCTACATCCCCAAGGTGTATGTCATCATCTTCCACCCGGAGCAGAACGTCCAGAAGAGAAAGCGCAGCTTCAAAGCTGTGGTGCAGGCGGCCACCGTGTCCACGCACCTGTCCCAGAAGTCCAACGACAAGCAGAATGGAGAGTCCAAGATCGTGCCGGACAGATCACAGTGAAACAAAGAGTCCATGTTTCCTCATCTTACGCAACAAGCCCACAATGTGCTGGTGTGTTGGCTGGATTCATTTGTCTCTTCTCCCCATCAGCTATGGATTGAAACACCAGCAAAGACATTCTTGTTCACACTTAGATTCCTCAGAACTACTGAGACTGGCATGAAGcataaaaggaaacaaacactcAACAACTTATTGTCAAAATTACGTGGGCTCTGAGAGGATGTTGcaatattatttctttttgtatcAACATCCATAGATGCACCTCAAATTGAAAATAGGTCATTGTTAGTGTTAACTCTCCTTGGGAGATGCCGTCTTGGAAAAAATAAGTTGAGCTTAAACAGCAACCTTTGCTCTACAGGAAGATGTGCGTGTGTGGAGCCCCTCTGGGTTGAAACGTTGTTTGTCATCTCTAAAAGCACTGCATGGattgtgttttatgtgaatTTTTTTGAAAGAGTGTTTGTTTGGGTTAAGGGAGGGGGTGTCGCAACTTTTCCTTCTGATTGCACTGGAAGTTAGTAGCTTTTAAAACGCACCATAACGTCCTGTTACTGTTTCTGATTAACTCCTGTAAGAGGGTAAAATTCATCACTGGACTAAAACCTCTGACAGAATTATTCAATATCCAATCTCTAACACATCAGTGTTTTGTTGAAGGTGGTGATCATATGTACGATCATTATGGCACAGGCTGATTCTCCTGGTGGAAACAGTTAATTCATGGTGATTGGTAACAGGATATCTATCTTCAGGTACTAATACTTttccacagaggaaaacaatttTTGGCATTTCCCCATATTGTCAAGCAAAGCTGCTCAGGCAGTTTGTGTGGCACGATGCCAAACTCATAGACAAGCTGCTGTTGTGTTCATGCATGGGAACCTTGTCAGAAAGCTTCACTGCATCGGTTGTATTTGATTTTGTGCCATGAAAGCTTTTCTAAATTCTCATTTCTGCAAACAGTCTGATACATTTAGCATGAGGTAATTCCTAAAATCTACAAGTCCATTTATTTAGGTGTTTATCTTTTACGGTGTACTTTCTGTTACTTGATCACTATGTACAACTCAGGTTTTTACTGAAGGTGTTTCGACAAAGGTTTGTCTCGAGGAATACCTTCTGTTCCGTTGCAGCTGTTTCAACAGGAGCAACTACAGTCGCCACCATGTGCGGTGCATTTTCCCTCATGGTGCAGGACTGGGATTCATGTCCTCATGTGAGAAAACACTGTTTGTACTGCCCTCTGCAGGAGCGCACACCTCAGTGAAATGTTTGTGAATAAAAGCACAGTCAAGAGGGAATTGTTTGTAGACCCCACACAAaccttaattaaaaaaaaatattgtttattattttatctgggTTTCATCCGGCAAGTCCATTACAACTAAAAGAACACCTATATTATATTCACATGTTGGTGTTCATGGAAAGAGTTTTACTGTGAAAAATAACgaataattatttttcagacGTCAGAATAGAGATGTGTGATGATCAGTGACATAATACTGTCCTACTGACTATTGAATGGTCCAAAAAGAAGTTAGTCTCTGAGGCACAGACACATAACTACAAAAAAAAGGCTCCAAAGCAAATCCTGGACAAGACTGAAGTCTTGACATAGAAAttcaaactaacacacacacaagaaatctGTGCCAGAGCAGGACCAGCAAGtcatctgggggggggggggggcgcgcTCACTCGAGGAAGCTGTCCAGAGTCAGGCACGTTTCAATCCTGGGCGGAGGCCTGGTCACCTTCTTCCTTTTAGCTTTCATCAGCGGGCGGATCTCTGATAGAGGAGACTGGAGTGGATGGTTGAGGAATTATGCACACATGTTTAAGCAGTTTTTTTCTcatctgcttttctcttttactGTTCTTTGGCAACCTAAAATCACAGCAGCTAGTATAATAcaaattcatttatatttattggcATTTATTTGTTCTTTGCCACCTGACACATCAGATATACGCTCTTTAAACCCCATTTCGATCTTCACCAACTCCAAAGGGAAATATCTGACTCTTTTCTAAATTTACAATTAAGTTTAAGCAGCTAGTTGCAACATCGTCAGTTTGCTgcttgatagatagatagacgcTTTGTTGATCCTGAGGGAAATTTAAGGGCGATTTTGTTGGTGCTGAGTAGCTAATGTTGGTCTATATGTTTTTTGTAGCTGAAAACAActgaatgctgctgctgctgctaaaaatTGGGTTAATAAAGAGTCTAAACCCAAAACAACGCAGTATAAAAGATaattaaagcagctttaaatttCTGATGATAGCTTTACTGCGTGTCATAAACAggcactgtttaaaaaaactccACTCTCTTCTCAGGGGTTAtttcaaataaagaaacagctgttagaacacaaatatttcacaagACAGAAAACAGGATACAGGTTGGATGAATTTAGTTCGTCCTCCTAATCCATCATAACCAGTTCTCATCTGAAATAAGAAATGGTTTCTTTAGTCAAACCACtaaaagtacaaatgtcatATTAGAACATGCAACTTTCAGCAGAGGGTTGTACGTACCACTCCAGGCTTCCTCTGAGGGTCCAACATGCtgccaaatgttttctttctgaagaGGAGGGAGTTCCTCATAAACAGATCCATGGATCCATCCTCTTGTTGAGCCTGAGGTACAAGAAAACTATATATTAATAACTCAAATATATACACTAGATTTTTAAATAGACCTTGTTAAGAGACTTTCAAAAACGTACCTTTGTTGAAGTTAAACTTTTCTCATTGTGTTTAGATAAGGACATTCTGAAAATGAAGGGTTTTACAGACAGTTTTAGTTTAGAAACACAGAACTCACTAGTCTCAGCTTCCACAACCTCCTcagaacagagaaacacacgAGTGACATAAGACTTACACTGGAGGGTCAAGACGCATCTTCTTAGACGGGACCTGTGACGGTCTCTTGGCAACATCATCCGGTGTAGAGACGTCATAGGTCATATTGAGGTCAATGTCCTCGCTGTCTGCAGGCTGGTGAAGGCGAGGCTGCTTCAGCTCCATGGGGGCCGGGCTGAAAGGTAAGCAGAGAAACGTCATcactaaaatcacattttgtatttcatgAAAAAAGTGTGAGGGGACGTCAGTCCAGTGGCAGCATTACACACACCTTTCAAAGACGAGCCGACTAAGGGTTTCGTTTGTCCGCGTCGGCGTGCTCAGGGTCTTCTGAAGAAACTCCACTTTCTTCCTCAGACTctggagagagacacatgaAGATTTCTtaacaaataacttttttttaataaaacaaagtgaaaatgtggCAGATTTGCTTACAGAGATCTCTTTGTCTGCATTTGACAGATCATTCTGCAGAGACTCCATGTCCTTCTTGGACTGATTCATCCCAATTGAGGCTTTTTGTAACTGAAATCACacagaaatcacaaaaaagaaaaaaacatcagaaatgtAAGGTTTAATGTCAGTTCCTCTGGATGGTGATTGGTCACTCACTCAGATAATACCTTGTTGTTTGAGGAGAGCACTTCTCTCTTGAGCTTCTCGCACATGTCATTTGAAGATTTCAGGCTTCCTTTGAGATTATCATACTCTCTGAAAAGGGGCAGGAGCAGGTTAATTTATTAATTAAGACTAAAGTGATAAAGTCAAAACGACAAGCTGTAACTTAGGCCCTATAcagacctggtatcaacatccatcctgagagatccgatcactAGTAAGTATCACactttataaattaaaatggGGActcaatgtgtctcctgtggCCACTTGTGATTGGTTCTCACTTCTCCGCTCTATAGGCAAATAAACATGTACGTCATATGGGTTCGAATAgaacaaattatgtttttattctgttacagtttacagatgtgtccagtGTCACTATGTGTcgtgtgtgtcgtgtgtgtgtgtgtgtgtgtgtgtgtcagtgcaagCAAGAGAGCGAGGGCCATCAGGAGGGCCTGACTAAATAttgtgcagctgctgtgaagaaagattttactaatttaagaaaagtagcatcagtgttgatattgtgtcCATGGCCACAGACAAATCAGCATACGGTAATAATATGTTAGATTAATTATAAAAGTGTAGAAgttcagaggacgtcagctgagtagtCAGTCTTTCATATGTGGTCCAGGATGGATTTGTGTTCTGCAGCAAAAAGAACGTAGCCCCATGTGTCccaatgtggtctgagtgatttGATCTCAGAACGCATTTGGCCGCTGACCCCTTGGGATCTGAtcactcaggacggatgttgataccaggtctgaagTGGGTGTTCGTGACTCCATCAACACAATTGGACTCTTTACTTCTTGAGAGAGATGCAGTAGatggagagctgctccatcgCTGCATGGCTGACACCCATATCTGTGATCATGGACTCCACCTCTGTTCTCTGACCCTGTAACAACACGTCCAGGCTGAGGGACAAAATGGCAGAGTTAGTTTCCAGTATTCAGACTTTCTTATACAATAAAAGAAGAGACAGTTCCATGCAAAGGTTGCTCATCGAGGTAAATTGGCAAAgaatatctatctatccttgCTTACATATATCtgtatatttcatttaattatagTGATTTTACAATATTAAAATGCTTAagacaattaaaacattttcccaCAGTAATTATTAAAATGTGGCCCGAGATGATGTGACTGTGGACACCTTTCAAAGGTTTTCATCTTGGTTCTGAGTCTGCGGATTTCTTCCTTGGCAGCCTGAACATCATTCTGTTGTGTCTCCAGGTACATCATCTGCTTCTGTAAGTGACCAAAACATTATACAGGTAAATAATGACAGTATGAGAAAGTATCAGTCAGTATGGAGAATGAGTTTAAACTAGAAGAACAGACAGCATACTCTTAGTGCAGAGCAGAGCATGTCCTTTTCCATGATCTCTTTCTTCGTGGTTTCCAGGTCTCTCCTCTGCTTGTCAACTGTGTCCTTCAAACTGTCCATCCCCTTCTGTTTGTCCCGCCAGTCTCGCTCTACAAATTAAGCAGACAGATTAACTACCACTATACACTTAAAATACTCAGGCGCCATCATAGTACAGCTTAGTTTCTTACCTTTAGAGCTTAAAAGCACCTTAATTCGATCCAGCTCATTCTAAGGATTAGAGAAACACAATGAGATGACATCCAGATGATGTgatggaaaatatttatttttcttggcAACCATTTTTCACACTATTTCGGACTAAAAAGTGTTGATTCCACTGGTCTAAGGTTGGTTGTTGTGAACTGGGTACCTGTAAGCTTTCGGGGTCTGCTGCTGGGgccccctcctctccaccaaCATCAAAGAACAGCTTGCTGATTATGTGTCTGGTGCtgacctgcacacacaaagcacagtAGGCTTAagcatttcttgtttttctggcAAGTAGGAGCAGTGCAGGTTATTGTTAGCTTGCTGATTTCTAGAAGAGTAACTATTTGAGATTTCTCTCCGATGGAATGCTGTTATTAAGGAAGTTTTGTATGCATAAATGTAgatacttcaaaataaaacctagTTTCAGCCATTGAAAGAATTTGTTAAATCACAGAAATGACTATATATGTTTCTGTTTATATGTGATAGCCCTATTTCTGGTTTTATTcatgattgttgttttcttgttatttgtacatacttttctttttgtttgcttACCCTgagaaataattatttgatgaagaaaacatACTTGTAATTGAATTAAGGTTACTGTACCTGTTTCCTGCACTGTGGACATGTTTTTGTGGGGGCTATCTGAAACCACTGGAGGAGACTGAGGACAAACAGGACAGGGAGAAGTTAGCAGCGGTTAAAATGTGTCAGAGCTGAAAGTTGAAATGCTGTTGAAGATTTGACTTCGTGTACCACTCATAGTGGAAAGTGTGTCCGCAGTGGATGGCAGCAACATCTCTGGAGTGATCGAAGAAATCGGAGCAGATAGTACACAGAGCTCTGATAGGCATCCTGACGTAGCAAGGATCGTCCTGTAACGactttacagaaaaaaactgttaaataaacaaccgagtaaacaaacaaatatatgtaTCCTCTCCCCACGTGTGTGTTTATAACAACAAATGACACACTGGGCTACACATGGAACGATAACATTACACAACACGCTTATGTCCCATTACACTCGGCTATGTTAGTTAGCTGAATGCTTACTTCAACCCTATCAGTCGTCACCATACTTACCAGTCGAATATGTTAAGTTACTGCACAGTCCTTTGTTGTGAAGAGAAACACCCTACACTTGTCTgactcattttaatatttaacctgTTAAAGTTGTGTCATGAGGCAGAAGCTAACCAGCTAgcttaaacaaacacaatacatCTCTTCCGTAGCCGCGCCATACGTTTGAACACAAGCCCCGCCCCcgtcctcttcttctgtttgctCTGCAAGAAGCTGCGTTCAGGTGCAGCCACAAATCCTCCGAAATATCAGCTACTACATACACGGTTGCTTTTAAAAATGACTGAGGGATTTTAAACAGTAAAGTGAAAGCAAAACTTTTATTTCGAATCAAGTTCATTAGGGACCACATGTATGATAACACAATAATAGCCTTTTAAAAGATGTAACATATATTTTTCCATCCGGCACATGCACATTCAGTGTAAGGAAGTacctaaaagaaaaaaacacttttacagATATTAACACTTTATAAGAATAACATGTGTTATTTGTTTTCGTTGCTCCTCGGAtattaataaatcattaaaagtAATTCCCTTAATAGCATctattcattttgttattttggtaCTGGAACTGGAACAAGCTTAGTGGAGTGATGCAGAATAATGCACCATCAGCATCAAATAAGGAGCTTTGGTGAATCTAACATGAAATAATACATGAAAATagctgtaaaatgtatttttatttaattccaaCCAAATTAGCCCAGTCATTCCTCGCTCCACAGAGCGGTCTTCTGGAAGAGAACTTCATATCCCATAATTCCTACTTCCGCCCTGATTTGGTTGACTAGCCAGTAAAGTGCCTCAGTCTTGTGTCTGTGCTAGTTAGCTAGCTGCTAACGTGGAGCTCACCAACCTAATGTAGACAGACCCGGAAATGAAAggtaaacatttgaaaacaaccCTTGAAACAAACGTGTCAGTGCGAGGGTGGTTAAAGCAGACACACAGCTAGCTCAGTAGCTTTAAACACTGTTGATTATGTGCTACAGTTAGCATTTGAATTGCCTTCCAAAGTTCTATATCTGCATGTCGGACGTGTCTCAGAGACTGAAGGGTGTGATCGTTACATGATTTATAGAAAGACAGAGGATGtaaacatgaatttaaaaagcGTGATGTACAGTCGAAACATGTCAGCCTCGTATGTTTACAGGTTTAGTTTCCCAGCAGTCACTGCACGTAGAGAACATGTCTGTTAAAGTGTGGATCATAAAGTTTGAGTGATTCACGCCTCAATAACAGCAGCACACAATCAGTTTGACCTTTAATCACAGCCTCTGTCTTAGGTTTTTGACCTTTGGTCCcacagctgtctgtctgtctgtcctgccaggtgtgtgtctctgccaTAAGCAGCCGCAGTGATGGATGGTGAAGCCCAAAGGGCGAGTGCATCTTGGGAGAATGGCTCTCTGGCTCCTTTGGACCACCTTCGCACTGAGAGGGGGGAAAGCCCCACTCCAGGTCTGGTGGAAGGAACTGAACCAGGTGAGGCTGCTCCACACTCACAACGCTCCGCAGAGAAGAGCTCAGACAGACCTGTAACTTCCCAGATCTCAAATACACTGTATGAATTcatcaggtttttataaagatcattTTTAAGTGAAATGATAAGAAAACATCCGAAGAGCAGAGTTTCTTGTAGACCAGTGGGGTTACTGCACCTTGATACAGTAAAGGCTATAATCAGAGTTTCTCCTTTTAAGCCTACGGTGCAGCACATaagtctaaactgaatgaatgtgaaatcagtgtGGAGATCACTGACCACTGTCATGGACTTACTGTAGTCTGATTATTTAATcgaaaaccttattttgtaaaattaTGGCACACTtgtaataacagtaacagtctCTAATACgttttaaagcactttctaaataaaaacagagttcatgtttgattttataaatTGTGGATGTGATACATTGAAATGCATTGAGATGCATCGTTGTGAATCGAATCGTTGACTGCTGAATTGTAATCGAATCAAGTTGTGAGGCTGGTGAAGATGCACACCTCTACTATATACTGTGGTGGTGATACTAAGAGTATTATGTGGTGGCGAATCTCAGTCAGTGGAGACTGGAGGTACTGGGTGCTGT includes:
- the traip gene encoding E3 ubiquitin-protein ligase TRAIP, with the protein product MPIRALCTICSDFFDHSRDVAAIHCGHTFHYECLLQWFQIAPTKTCPQCRKQVSTRHIISKLFFDVGGEEGAPAADPESLQNELDRIKVLLSSKERDWRDKQKGMDSLKDTVDKQRRDLETTKKEIMEKDMLCSALRKQMMYLETQQNDVQAAKEEIRRLRTKMKTFESLDVLLQGQRTEVESMITDMGVSHAAMEQLSIYCISLKKEYDNLKGSLKSSNDMCEKLKREVLSSNNKLQKASIGMNQSKKDMESLQNDLSNADKEISSLRKKVEFLQKTLSTPTRTNETLSRLVFESPAPMELKQPRLHQPADSEDIDLNMTYDVSTPDDVAKRPSQVPSKKMRLDPPVMSLSKHNEKSLTSTKAQQEDGSMDLFMRNSLLFRKKTFGSMLDPQRKPGVMRTGYDGLGGRTKFIQPSPLSEIRPLMKAKRKKVTRPPPRIETCLTLDSFLE